The Candidatus Binatia bacterium genome includes the window GACGCCGCCGAGGCTACCCGCGACGGCCGGCTCGACGCGCACGTCCCAGCCGGCCGCCTCGATCGCCTCGCCGGCGAGCGACTCGTCGGCGAGCACGCGCAGCCCCGTGAGGTCGAAGCCCCGGGCGGCGAGGACGTCGATCAGCTCGGAGGCGACCTCGGTGGTCGCGCCGACGATCGCGATGCGCACGGCGTCGCTCACGCTCGAAACCTCCTAGCCCTCGATCTCCGCGCGCACCGCGGCGCCCATCTCCTGCGTCGAGAGCGCGCGCTCGCCCGGCGCGGCGAGGTCCGCCGTGCGCAGCCCGCGCGCGAGCACGCGGTCGACCGCGCCTTCGATCATCGCGGCCCCCTCCTCGTGCGCGAGCGAGAAGCGCAGCAGCAGCGCCGCGGAAAGGATCGCGGCGAGCGGATTGGCGATGCCCTTCCCCGCGATGTCGGGCGCGCTGCCGTGGATCGGCTCGTAGAGGCCGAAGATCGCCGTGCGCTCGCCGATCTGGCGGCGGCGCTCGCCGAGCGAGGCCGACGGCAGAAGCCCCATCGACCCGGGCAGCATCGCCGCCTCGTCGGTCAGGATGTCGCCGAACATGTTCTCGGTGACGATGACGTCGAAGTCGCGCGGTCGGCGGATCAGGTGCATCGCCATCGCGTCGACCAGCACGTCCTCGTAGGCGACGTCGGGGTTCTCGGCCGCGACCTCGTGCGCGACCTCGCGCCACAGCCGCGACGAGCTCAGCACGTTCGCCTTGTCGACCGAGGTCACCTTCTTGCGACGCCCGCGCGCGAGGTCGAACGCGACCTGCACGACCCGCCGCACCTCCTGCTCGGTGTAGAAGAGCGTGTCGACCGCCTCGCGACCGGCCTTCCCTTCGCGACGCTCGCTGGGCTTGCCGAAGTAGATGCCGCCGGTGAGCTCGCGGATCACCAGGATGTCGACGCCGCTCACCACCTCCGGCTTGAGCGTCGAGGCGGAGATCAGCGCCTCGACCGTCTTGACCGGGCGGAGGTTCGCGAACAGACCGAGCTCCTGCCGGATGCCGAGCAGCGCCTGCTCGGGACGCACCTTGGCCTTCGGGTCGTCCCACTTCGGGCCGCCGACGGCGCCGAGCAGCACGGCGTCGGACTGCTGCGCGAGGCGCAGCGTCGCCTCGGGCAGCGGGATGCCGACGTCGTCGATCGCGCGGCCGCCGATGATCGCCTCCTCGAACTCGAGGGTGAGGCCGGTGCGCTTCGCGACCGTGCGCAGGCAGGCCACGGCCTCGGCCGTCACCTCGGGGCCGATGCCGTCGCCGGGAAGGACTGCGATGCGATGGGGATGCGTCATGGCTCAGGGTCCGTGCTCGGAGTCGACCGGGCGGTAGGTCCGCAGGTACTCGAGCTTGTTCAGGGCAGAGAGATAGGCGAGCGCGCTCGCCACGATGATGTCGGTGTGCGCGCCTTGTCCGGTCGCCACCGTTTCGCCGTCGCGCAGCAGGCACGACACCTCGCCCTGCGCGTCGGTGCCGCCGGTGATCGCCTTGACGACGTAGCGGTCGAGCTGCGGCACGCGGCCGCCGAAGCGCTCGACGACCTCGGCGAGCGCGTTGTAGGTCGCGTCGACGACGCCGTCGCCGGTGGCGCTGGCCTCGGCTTCACCCTCGCCGACGCGCACCTTGATCCTCGCCTGCGGCGGCCCGCTCGTGCTCGACGACGCCTCGAGCGAGATCAGCTCGTAGCGCTTCGGCACGCGCGTCGACTCCTCGGCGACGATCGCGACCAGGTCCTCGTCGTAGACGTTCTTCTTGCGGTCGGCGAGCGCCTTGAACGCGGCGAACGCCTTGTTGACGTCGAGCTCGGGGTGGAACAGCCCCAGCGTCTTCAGGCGGTCGACGAACGCGGCGCGTCCCGAGTGCTTGCCCAGCACGAGGCTGTTCGACGGACGCCCGATCTTCTCGGGCTTCATGATCTCGTAGTTCAGCTTGTGCTTGAGCACGCCGTCCTGGTGGATGCCCGCCTCGTGCGCGAACGCGTTCTCGCCGACGATCGGCTTGTTGATCGGCACCGCGATGCCGGTCACCTGCGTCAAGAGCCGGCTCGCGCGGTAGATCTGCTCGGTGCGGATGTTGGTCTTGAGCCCGAAGTAGTCGGCGCGGGTGTCGAGCGCCATCACCACCTCTTCCATCGAGGTGTTGCCGGCGCGCTCGCCGATGCCGTTGATCGTGCACTCGACCTGACGCGCGCCGCCGCGCACCGCGGCGAGCGAGTTCGCGACCGCCATGCCGAGGTCGTTGTGACAGTGCGTGCTCCAGGTCACGCGGTCCGCGCCCGGCACCTTGCTGCGCAGGTACTCGAACAGCTCCTTGAGCTGCTCGGGGATCGCGTAGCCGGTCGTGTCGGGGACGTTGCACACCGTCGCGCCCATGCGGATCGCCTCGGTGAAGACCTCCACCAGGTAGTCCGGGTCGCTGCGCGACGCGTCCTCGGCCGAGAACTCGACGTGGTCGACGTGCTTCTTCGCGAGATCGACCGCCCAGCCCGCGGCCTCGAGCACCTGCTGCCGGCTCATCATGAGCTTGTGCTTCAGGTGGATGTCCGAGGTGGCGATGAAGACGTGGATGCCGGGGTGCTTGGCCTTCTCGACCGCGCGCACCGCGCGCAGGATGTCGGCTTCCTTGGTGCGCGCGAGGCTCAGCACCACGGGCGTCGAAACGGCCGCGGCCACCGCCTGCACGGCCGCGAAGTCGCCCTCGCTCGAGGCGGCGAAGCCCGCCTCGATGACGTCGACCCCGAGCTCTTCGAGCTGGCGGGCGATCGCCAGCTTCTCCTCGACGTTCATCGTCGCGCCCGGCGATTGCTCGCCGTCGCGCAGCGTCGTGTCGAAGATCCGAACTACGTCTGTACCGGGTTGCTCCATGTTCGACCCTTTCCCGCCGCGGTAGCTCGAATTGCCCGGGAGCTCACCCACCCCGCCGCTCGACCTCTAGAGACAAAAACGCCACGGGGCCAACTGTGAGCGCCCGTGGCGAAATCGGCGGAGCGGCGTGCTTCCCTCTTTGCGGGAAACAGCTATCCGGCCAGCGCCAGGGGCGCGCATCTAAGGGAGAGTCCCGCGAGTGCGGACCCCAGACCGGCCTGGCACCGTGCCGTGCTCATCACTCTTCGCTTAGAAGTGCGTGAGCGGCGTGTCAAGGTGACGCGCCGCGTGCTGCTTGCCGCTCCAAGGGGATCTTGGTATCGCAACTAACGCGTATTTCGGCCGTGCGGGGCAGATCGTCGGCAACCCAGTCGGCCCCTCCCGAGCCTCGGGACCGCGACGGGTGCCGCTCAGACCAACCTTCGCCACGAGGAGCGAGAATGATCGAGCGATGGACAAGAGGCGTACGTCGGACGACCGTGCTTGTCGCCGCTGCAGCTCTGCTGACGCCGGCAATCGCCACGGCACAGGGAAAGATCACGGGTAAGGTCAAGTTCGAGGGCACGCCGCCTGCGCCGGCGAAGCTCAAGATGGACGCCGATCCCGTGTGCGCGCAGGCCCACCCGGACGGCGCCGTCTCCGAGGACATCGTCGTCGGCGAGGGTGGCGGTCTGCAGAACGTGTTCGTGTACCTCAAGGAAGTGCCGGGCGACTTCCCCGCGAAGACCGAGCCGGCCGTGATCGATCAGAAGGGCTGCCTCTACACGCCGCGCGTCATCGGCCTGCAGACCGGCCAGCCGCTCAAGTTCCTCAACAGCGACCCGACGCTGCACAACGTGCACGGCATGCCGAAGAACAACCCGGGCTGGAACTTCGCCATGCCGAAGTTCGTCAAGCAGAAGGAAACCAAGGACCTGACCAAGCCCGAGGTCATGGTCGCCGTCAAGTGCGACGTCCACCCGTGGATGGCGGGCTACATCGGCGTCCTGCCGCACCCCTTCTTCGCGGTCACCGGCAACGACGGCAGCTTCACGATCGAGAACGTCCCGCCGGGCGAGTACGAGATCATCGCCTGGCAGGAGAAGCTCGGCACGCAGAGCGGAAAGGTGAAGGTCGACGCGGGCGGCACCGCCACCAGCGACTTCACCTTCAAGGCGTCCTGACGACCCGAGACGTTCTACACCCGAGCTGAACCCGTGCAGGCCGCGTTGTTCTGGCTGACCGGGGGCGCGTTCTTCGCGCTCCAGCTCGGGATGTTGCTGTACCTTCTCTACGCGAGGCCCGCGGCGGGCCTCGCCTCCGGCGACGGACGCCGGCACCGCGACGAGATCGTCTGGACGCTGGTGCCGGCGTCGCTCGTCGTCGCCATTGCGCTGATGGTGACGGGGCTGACGGCCGCGCCGTGGTCGCGCGTCCGCACCGCGAGCGCTCCGGACATGGCGGTCGAGGCCAAGCTGCACGGGATCCAGCTCGTGCACCGCGCCGCATCGAGGTAGTTGCGATGCAGCGAAGCATGGCCCTGGCCACGCCGACGTCCCGCTTCTCCGACTACGTGGAGCTGGCGAAGCCGCGCATCACGCTGATGGTGGTCCTCACCACGGCGGCCGGCTTCTACCTCGGCGCGCGACCGTCGGTCGACTTCCTCGCCCTGCTGCACACGCTGCTCGGCACGAGCCTGGTCGCGTCGGCGGCGAGCGCGCTCAACCAGGTCCTCGAGCGCGACACCGACGCGCGGATGGAGCGCACCCGCACCCGTCCCATTCCGGCGGGTCGCATCGAGCCCGGCACCGCGCTCGGCTTCGGCATCGCGCTCGCGATCATCGGTGGCGTGTACCTGGCGGCCGCGGTGAACGTGCTCACCGCGACCGTCGGCATCGTCACGCTGCTGCTGTACGTGCTCGTCTACACGCCGCTCAAGCGCTACTCGTCGCTGTGCACGATCGTCGGCGCGGTGCCCGGCGCCCTGCCCCCGGTCATGGGCTGGACGGCGGCGACCGGCGTGCTGAGCGCCGAGGCCTGGGTGCTGTTCGGGATCCTGTTCTTCTGGCAGCTGCCGCACTTCCTCGCGATCGCCTGGAACCACCGCGAGGACTACGCGCGCGGCGACCAGCCGATGCTGCCGGTCGCGGATCCGAGCGGCGCGAGCACCGCGCGGCAGATCGTCCTCTACTGCATGGCGCTGATCCCGGTCAGCCTCGCGCCCACGATCATGCACCTCACTGGCGAGCTCTACTTCTACGGCGCGCTGCTGCTCGGCGTCGCGTACCTGCTCGCGGGCATCCACGCCGCGCGCAAGCTCACGCG containing:
- the leuB gene encoding 3-isopropylmalate dehydrogenase — its product is MTHPHRIAVLPGDGIGPEVTAEAVACLRTVAKRTGLTLEFEEAIIGGRAIDDVGIPLPEATLRLAQQSDAVLLGAVGGPKWDDPKAKVRPEQALLGIRQELGLFANLRPVKTVEALISASTLKPEVVSGVDILVIRELTGGIYFGKPSERREGKAGREAVDTLFYTEQEVRRVVQVAFDLARGRRKKVTSVDKANVLSSSRLWREVAHEVAAENPDVAYEDVLVDAMAMHLIRRPRDFDVIVTENMFGDILTDEAAMLPGSMGLLPSASLGERRRQIGERTAIFGLYEPIHGSAPDIAGKGIANPLAAILSAALLLRFSLAHEEGAAMIEGAVDRVLARGLRTADLAAPGERALSTQEMGAAVRAEIEG
- a CDS encoding 2-isopropylmalate synthase, translating into MEQPGTDVVRIFDTTLRDGEQSPGATMNVEEKLAIARQLEELGVDVIEAGFAASSEGDFAAVQAVAAAVSTPVVLSLARTKEADILRAVRAVEKAKHPGIHVFIATSDIHLKHKLMMSRQQVLEAAGWAVDLAKKHVDHVEFSAEDASRSDPDYLVEVFTEAIRMGATVCNVPDTTGYAIPEQLKELFEYLRSKVPGADRVTWSTHCHNDLGMAVANSLAAVRGGARQVECTINGIGERAGNTSMEEVVMALDTRADYFGLKTNIRTEQIYRASRLLTQVTGIAVPINKPIVGENAFAHEAGIHQDGVLKHKLNYEIMKPEKIGRPSNSLVLGKHSGRAAFVDRLKTLGLFHPELDVNKAFAAFKALADRKKNVYDEDLVAIVAEESTRVPKRYELISLEASSSTSGPPQARIKVRVGEGEAEASATGDGVVDATYNALAEVVERFGGRVPQLDRYVVKAITGGTDAQGEVSCLLRDGETVATGQGAHTDIIVASALAYLSALNKLEYLRTYRPVDSEHGP
- a CDS encoding carboxypeptidase regulatory-like domain-containing protein — protein: MLVAAAALLTPAIATAQGKITGKVKFEGTPPAPAKLKMDADPVCAQAHPDGAVSEDIVVGEGGGLQNVFVYLKEVPGDFPAKTEPAVIDQKGCLYTPRVIGLQTGQPLKFLNSDPTLHNVHGMPKNNPGWNFAMPKFVKQKETKDLTKPEVMVAVKCDVHPWMAGYIGVLPHPFFAVTGNDGSFTIENVPPGEYEIIAWQEKLGTQSGKVKVDAGGTATSDFTFKAS
- the cyoE gene encoding heme o synthase; amino-acid sequence: MALATPTSRFSDYVELAKPRITLMVVLTTAAGFYLGARPSVDFLALLHTLLGTSLVASAASALNQVLERDTDARMERTRTRPIPAGRIEPGTALGFGIALAIIGGVYLAAAVNVLTATVGIVTLLLYVLVYTPLKRYSSLCTIVGAVPGALPPVMGWTAATGVLSAEAWVLFGILFFWQLPHFLAIAWNHREDYARGDQPMLPVADPSGASTARQIVLYCMALIPVSLAPTIMHLTGELYFYGALLLGVAYLLAGIHAARKLTRDAALTLLRVSVIYLPALLALMTFDKVPL